In Passer domesticus isolate bPasDom1 chromosome 9, bPasDom1.hap1, whole genome shotgun sequence, a genomic segment contains:
- the LOC135307074 gene encoding uncharacterized protein LOC135307074: MVLSRYLLLLFLVALPAQNAQSAPAAGQGAVVDTESALSGPERGADTVLTPSWYLKRMKDDKVPEEFPEGLPDVPEELLAALHEAPSETDSETVPETLAVEESDSVPGSHEKREPTEDTRTLAEPEEYSGSSGGQKAQTAGHCDPSKYYILVGTVAASALLLLGAVSGYLVMHQLLKRDRRSQEDKEATGQDWDSSWESCGQPRGEAESGEGAGSSERAQGNGFRDSCRLFPELFAAELAQLHKNMSADPSPLPTCSFCALADNTSSRDHWISLESPQPTASSWPSYQYLQDYYLLEDED; encoded by the exons atggtcctgagccgctacctcctgctgctctttctcgtggccctgccagcccagaatgcccagagtgctccagcagctgggcagggagcag ttgtggacacagagagtgctctttcaggccctgagcgaggggcagataccgtgctgactccgagctggtacctcaagc ggatgaaggatgacaaggttcctgaagagttccctgaaggattgccggatgttccagaggagctcctggcagccttgcatgaagccccatctg agacagattctgagactgtgccggagaccttagctgtggaagaaagtgacagtgtgccaggctcacatgaaaaaagagaaccaacagaggacaccaggacacttgctgagcctgaggaatattcag ggtcatccggtgggcaaaaagcccagactgctggacactgtgacccgagcaagtactacatcctagtagggacagtagcagcctcagctttgcttctgcttggggcagtgtctggctatctagtcatgcatcagctgctgaagagagacag gaggagccaggaggacaaagaggcaacaggacaggactgggactcttcctgggaaagctgtggtcagcctagaggtgaagcagagtcaggagaaggagcgggaagcagcgagagagcccaaggcaacgggttcagggacagctgccgcctgtttcctgagctctttgcagcagagctcgcccagctgcacaagaacatgagcgcagacccgtcacctctgcccacctgctccttctgtgctctggctgacaacacctcttcacgggaccactggatttccctggagtcacctcagcccacagcatcctcttggccctcctaccaatacctgcaggactactatctgttagaggatgaagattag
- the LOC135307075 gene encoding transcriptional-regulating factor 1-like — MASKTTALSESQWDWSKAVAARQVSLDHLPFLRPTPSSSRHINVGSDFQAELPELQTGPPSEDEEPATLVWKPLEEDDPDLEKPDRGSDRWTPEEKEAFQKAFHTYGKDFHLIQKQIPSKTVAQCVEYYYCWKKEQKLASSTLAHGV, encoded by the exons atggcgagcaagacaactgctctttcagagtcacagtgggattggtccaaggctgtggctgcacgccaggtgtctcttgaccacttgcctttcttacgtcctactccttcttcctctagacacatcaatgttggcagtgactttcaggccgagctccctgagctgcagaccgggccgccaagtgaggatgaagagcctgcaaccctggtctggaagcccttggaggaagacgaccctgacctggaaaaaccagacagag gctctgatagatggacacctgaggagaaggaggccttccaaaaggctttccacacctacggcaaggatttccatctcatccagaagcag ATCCCGAGTAAGActgtggcacagtgtgtggagtactactactgctggaaaaaagagcagaaacttgccagcagcactcttgctcac ggagtttga